The following proteins are encoded in a genomic region of Micropterus dolomieu isolate WLL.071019.BEF.003 ecotype Adirondacks linkage group LG04, ASM2129224v1, whole genome shotgun sequence:
- the tnip2 gene encoding TNFAIP3-interacting protein 2 isoform X2, translating into MTVGDNESVVIGPSKSLLESLCKEICKLKQKRNDMEFKASRQAEEIQRLNVQLREKELELESVRCQPDHEKDQEIQRLRSALEERERSEATRAILCTSLAEEAEQLRSQLGATVKVCQELLARMEKEKKGGEEAEVVVQQQKPKEITESSDINAQISQLQEENQQLKQRVAYVQGLNSQWQKYDSSREDYIRGLCQRLKETTGQGLMPGLGSASTGLLHHEISRLNGLLEEKMSECERLGREMNELRRQDQECIQTLGQQVLIYTEDFKSERADRERAQGQIQDLKEQIYQLKRQLHKQEGASRENREALPMCRVHIGHRISSRRHKDSPEPLLRATAEMQQQPAGAAATPNPAWNECPGLSELQCPRCLATFNDRDASEYLNHCEECAKL; encoded by the exons ATGACTGTGGGAGACAACGAGTCTGTGGTCATCGGGCCGTCCAAGTCTTTGTTGGAGAGCTTGTGTAAAGAAATATGCAAACTGAAACAGAAGAGGAACGATATGGAATTTAAGGCATCTCGACAAGCAGAG GAGATCCAGAGGCTGAATGTGCAGCTCAGAGAGaaggagctggagctggagagTGTCAGGTGTCAGCCGGACCACGAGAAGGACCAGGAGATCCAGAGGCTGCGGTCCGCCCTGGAGGAGAGGGAGCGGTCTGAGGCCACCCGAGCCATACTCTGCACGTCCCTGGCGGAGGAGGCCGAACAGCTACGCAGCCAGCTTGGCGCAACGGTGAAGGTGTGCCAGGAGCTGCTGGCCAggatggagaaggagaagaaggggGGAGAAGAAGCGGAGGTGGTGGTTCAGCAACAAAAGCCTAAGGAG ATAACAGAGTCCTCTGACATTAATGCCCAAATCAGTCAACTTCAGGAGGAGAATCAACAGCTAAAGCAGCGAGTGGCATAT GTACAAGGTCTGAATTCTCAGTGGCAGAAGTATGACTCCAGCAGGGAGGACTATATCAGAGGCTTGTGCCAGAGGCTGAAGGAGACCACTGGGCAGGGCTTGATGCCTGGGCTGGGCTCTGCAAGCACTGGGTTGCTTCATCATGAGATTTCCAGGCTCAATGGCTTACTGGAGGAGAAGATGAGCGAGTGTGAGCGGCTGGGTAGAGAAATGAATGAGCTAAGGAGGCAAGACCAGGAGTGTATCCAGACTCTGGGGCAACAG GTCCTAATCTACACTGAGGACTTTAAGTCGGAGCGAGCCGACAGAGAGCGAGCACAGGGCCAGATCCAAGACCTGAAGGAGCAGATTTATCAGTTAAAAAGGCAGTTACACAAACAG GAGGGAGCCagcagagagaacagagaagCGCTTCCCATGTGTCGTGTGCACATAGGACACAGAATCTCCTCAAGGCGACATAAGGACTCGCCCGAGCCTCTTTTGAGAGCCACTGCTGAAATGCAGCAACAGCCTGCAGGTGCAGCAGCAACACCAAACCCTGCCTGGAACGAATGCCCAGGCCTGTCAGAGCTACAGTGCCCGCGGTGCCTCGCCACCTTCAATGACAGGGACGCTTCAGAGTACCTGAACCATTGTGAAGAGTGTGCCAAACTATAA
- the tnip2 gene encoding TNFAIP3-interacting protein 2 isoform X1 produces MDNASINTDNDMLKVRSYSTLNSLYHETRQEIDLLNKQIYVKDNIISDLKARLGRYERIYMTVGDNESVVIGPSKSLLESLCKEICKLKQKRNDMEFKASRQAEEIQRLNVQLREKELELESVRCQPDHEKDQEIQRLRSALEERERSEATRAILCTSLAEEAEQLRSQLGATVKVCQELLARMEKEKKGGEEAEVVVQQQKPKEITESSDINAQISQLQEENQQLKQRVAYVQGLNSQWQKYDSSREDYIRGLCQRLKETTGQGLMPGLGSASTGLLHHEISRLNGLLEEKMSECERLGREMNELRRQDQECIQTLGQQVLIYTEDFKSERADRERAQGQIQDLKEQIYQLKRQLHKQEGASRENREALPMCRVHIGHRISSRRHKDSPEPLLRATAEMQQQPAGAAATPNPAWNECPGLSELQCPRCLATFNDRDASEYLNHCEECAKL; encoded by the exons ATGGATAACGCCAGTATAAACACGGATAATGACATGCTTAAAGTGCGGAGTTACAGTACGCTGAATTCTCTGTATCACGAGACGCGGCAGGAAATCGACCTTCTGAACAAACAGATTTATGTAAAGGACAATATCATTTCAGATTTAAAAGCGAGGCTGGGGAGATATGAGAGGATCTACATGACTGTGGGAGACAACGAGTCTGTGGTCATCGGGCCGTCCAAGTCTTTGTTGGAGAGCTTGTGTAAAGAAATATGCAAACTGAAACAGAAGAGGAACGATATGGAATTTAAGGCATCTCGACAAGCAGAG GAGATCCAGAGGCTGAATGTGCAGCTCAGAGAGaaggagctggagctggagagTGTCAGGTGTCAGCCGGACCACGAGAAGGACCAGGAGATCCAGAGGCTGCGGTCCGCCCTGGAGGAGAGGGAGCGGTCTGAGGCCACCCGAGCCATACTCTGCACGTCCCTGGCGGAGGAGGCCGAACAGCTACGCAGCCAGCTTGGCGCAACGGTGAAGGTGTGCCAGGAGCTGCTGGCCAggatggagaaggagaagaaggggGGAGAAGAAGCGGAGGTGGTGGTTCAGCAACAAAAGCCTAAGGAG ATAACAGAGTCCTCTGACATTAATGCCCAAATCAGTCAACTTCAGGAGGAGAATCAACAGCTAAAGCAGCGAGTGGCATAT GTACAAGGTCTGAATTCTCAGTGGCAGAAGTATGACTCCAGCAGGGAGGACTATATCAGAGGCTTGTGCCAGAGGCTGAAGGAGACCACTGGGCAGGGCTTGATGCCTGGGCTGGGCTCTGCAAGCACTGGGTTGCTTCATCATGAGATTTCCAGGCTCAATGGCTTACTGGAGGAGAAGATGAGCGAGTGTGAGCGGCTGGGTAGAGAAATGAATGAGCTAAGGAGGCAAGACCAGGAGTGTATCCAGACTCTGGGGCAACAG GTCCTAATCTACACTGAGGACTTTAAGTCGGAGCGAGCCGACAGAGAGCGAGCACAGGGCCAGATCCAAGACCTGAAGGAGCAGATTTATCAGTTAAAAAGGCAGTTACACAAACAG GAGGGAGCCagcagagagaacagagaagCGCTTCCCATGTGTCGTGTGCACATAGGACACAGAATCTCCTCAAGGCGACATAAGGACTCGCCCGAGCCTCTTTTGAGAGCCACTGCTGAAATGCAGCAACAGCCTGCAGGTGCAGCAGCAACACCAAACCCTGCCTGGAACGAATGCCCAGGCCTGTCAGAGCTACAGTGCCCGCGGTGCCTCGCCACCTTCAATGACAGGGACGCTTCAGAGTACCTGAACCATTGTGAAGAGTGTGCCAAACTATAA
- the sfrp2 gene encoding secreted frizzled-related protein 2, which yields MRAFVSTVLWVITIPCMEAIHGLYNFGQHDLYYKKNNCKPIPEKFLLCHDIEYTEMRLPNLLGHETMNEVLQQASSWIPLVQKQCHPDTRKFLCSLFAPVCLDDLDEPIQPCRSLCESVKNGCEPVMSAFGFPWPKMLDCDHFPIDNDLCIPPAGLENSAPVTKEVPRVCDACKESDENDNEIVDNLCKNDFALKIKVKEISYINGDTKIVPETKSKTIYKLNGVTERELRKTVLWLKDGLQCICEEMNDINAAYLVMGQKMDGHLVITSLKRWHKGQREFKRISRSIRKLQC from the exons ATGAGAGCCTTTGTTTCGACAGTGTTGTGGGTGATAACAATACCCTGCATGGAAGCCATCCACGGATTATACAATTTTGGCCAGCATGACTTATACTACAAAAAGAATAACTGCAAGCCAATTCCCGAAAAGTTCCTCCTGTGCCATGATATAGAGTACACAGAGATGCGCCTCCCAAACCTGCTGGGACACGAAACCATGAATGAAGTCCTGCAGCAAGCTTCTTCCTGGATCCCTCTAGTTCAGAAGCAATGTCATCCCGACACACGAAAGTTCCTCTGCTCCCTTTTCGCTCCCGTCTGTCTGGACGATTTGGACGAGCCCATACAGCCGTGCAGGTCTCTGTGCGAGAGCGTCAAGAACGGCTGCGAGCCCGTGATGTCCGCGTTTGGCTTTCCTTGGCCAAAGATGCTGGACTGCGACCATTTCCCAATCGACAACGACCTGTGTATTCCACCTGCCGGCCTCGAGAACTCTGCACCAGTGACCAAAGAGG tGCCCAGAGTGTGCGATGCTTGCAAGGAAAGTGATGAAAATGACAACGAAATTGTTGACAACCTGTGTAAGAATGACTTTG CTCTAAAGATCAAAGTTAAGGAGATCTCCTACATCAACGGTGACACCAAGATAGTGCCGGAGACCAAGAGCAAAACCATTTACAAGCTGAACGGCGTGACGGAGCGTGAACTGAGGAAGACGGTGCTGTGGTTGAAGGACGGCCTGCAGTGCATCTGCGAGGAGATGAACGACATCAACGCTGCCTACCTGGTCATGGGCCAGAAGATGGACGGCCACCTGGTCATCACCTCGCTGAAGCGCTGGCATAAGGGACAGCGCGAGTTTAAGAGGATTTCGCGCAGCATCCGCAAGCTGCAGTGCTAG